In Thermomicrobiales bacterium, the genomic stretch GTAACCGTCGTTCGCCAGGAGCCTACGATGCTTGCGGTCATGCGCTCTTCCTTTCTGTGCGTCAACGCTCGGCTCCAATCAGCATAGCACTGCCTTTTCGCGATTCCGGTGGGTGACCTAGAGAGGAGGCCGCTGGATCGCGCTCCGGTATGATGGATGCGGGACAACTGCTCGAACATCGTCTCGACATCATTGCAGGGAGTTGGCCGGAATGCCTGGTTCGCACGTGACAGAAATGAAACGCACGGGGTGTTCGCGCCGGCGGCTGCTCGGTGGGAGTTTGGCGGTGGCTAGCTCCATGGCGCTTCGGAGACCGGAGGGTGGCATGGCGCACGACGGCCCACACGAGTTCACCGCAGAGGAGGCGGACCGAATCGACGCGGTCGTGAATGGGTTCCTGGAATCGAGCGGCACGCCGGGCGCAATCGTTGGGCTCTGGATCGACGAGCGCGGGAGTTTGGTCAAGACCTATGGGCTGAGCAATGTCGAGACCGGGGTTGCCCCGATGGAACGCGACACGGTTCGAGTTGCGAGCATCACGAAGACGTTCGTGGCCACGGTGCTCCTGCAACTGGTGGACGACGGGCTGATCGCATTGGACACGCCCATCAGCGAGTTCGATTTCGATTTTCCTCAAAGCGAAACTGCTACGCTGGCGCAACTGCTGGGGATGACCTCGGGCATCTTCAGCTACACCGAGGACGAAGGATTCCTGGCCGACTATGTCGCCAATCCGATGATGCCCGGCTTTACACCGGAGCAGGCCCTGGACATCGCGCGGAAACACGATCCCTACTTCGCCCCCGGCGAGGGGATCCACTATTCGGACACCAACACGATCATTGCCGGGAAGATCGCCGAGCAATTGACCGGGCAGACGTTGCCTGAGCTGCTGCAGGAGCGGATTTTCACACCCGAGCTGTTGCATGCGACCAGTTTCCCGGTGAACGATCCGGCGATGCCCGATCCGTTTATGTCCGGCTATCTCCCACCGGCGGACGACCAACCGATGCGGGACGCGACCGAATCGAATCCCGATGTCGCCTGGGCGGCCGGGGCGATGATTTCCAATCTCAACGATCTCAGTGTCTGGGCGGAATTGCTGGCCACCG encodes the following:
- a CDS encoding serine hydrolase domain-containing protein, whose amino-acid sequence is MAHDGPHEFTAEEADRIDAVVNGFLESSGTPGAIVGLWIDERGSLVKTYGLSNVETGVAPMERDTVRVASITKTFVATVLLQLVDDGLIALDTPISEFDFDFPQSETATLAQLLGMTSGIFSYTEDEGFLADYVANPMMPGFTPEQALDIARKHDPYFAPGEGIHYSDTNTIIAGKIAEQLTGQTLPELLQERIFTPELLHATSFPVNDPAMPDPFMSGYLPPADDQPMRDATESNPDVAWAAGAMISNLNDLSVWAELLATGALLSPETQAARVQFVPMAEGSPVSYGLGIMELLGFFGHNGGIAGYSTIMLHDPNDGSTIVIATNMSDERGGGADTIALELIRTLLPERIPGNAAPLASPAASPVSS